One region of Bacteroidota bacterium genomic DNA includes:
- a CDS encoding insulinase family protein gives MKKVSLLFMALFAGMVLKAQAPAGWTLIERYTPAQGELGIAYEKWTMANGLTVILHEDHSDPIVHVEMTYKVGSNRESMGKSGFAHFFEHMMFQGSKNVGDEQHFKIVQGAGGDMNGTTNSDRTNYFETLPSNMLETALWLEADRMGFLLDSVTQKKFEVQRATVKNEKSQNIENQPYAMAYVEIMGQTLYPQGHPYSWPIIGYVEDLNSVTVDDLKNFFLRWYGPNNAILVIAGDINPTEVYPMVEKYFAPIPKGKPVSKMRVDKTILGSEKHATYLDNVFFPLDLVAYPTVPNYDKDEPALDILAEIFGGNNNSPLYQNFVKTEKAVQASASHPCRELGGEFTIEIFYSPKYEQKEIEDLLKKTIAEFDPTKVTDDDLNAAKTNMEATLVRIMESVGGKAGTLTQWTMLLGNKSYNIKDDIARYRAVTKEDIARVYEKYIKSRNACYVHVKPRPIELKDSSFSRNPYPGVVDAAKEAEYKGLTYTPVKDNFDRSKRPVAGPTKAAIIPQFYKAEFPNGIKVIGTKTTEVPTVDLVISIKGGHQLQAFNTKKIGLARLTAEMMNEGTKNYTPEQLSKEMNKLGASIFISAGRDATVINVSTLDKNLDQTLKLLEEILFNPRFNEEDFKRVKNQAIENYFTEEKNASLTATKAFNKLIYGDDHIFGASPNGTDKTLSKITLEDVKEFYNKYYTPTLTTITAVGNIDKDGLLPKLEFLKKWAPKNVTLPVLTFNHKPEKAIYVIDKINAPQSQIRMGMMGDKYDYKGDFFKKQVMNFPLGGNFNSRINLNLREDKGWTYGARTSIIGSEYPGMFVFGAGIKTSATDSAVRELIGEMEKYRNTGINEEELAYTKNALQQGDALTYESSFQKAQFLNMIERYNLPENFTAEQTAVLNSLTKKEIDELAKQVLDLDKMVIVVVGDEELIKDGLKKLNFGKLKTVDPDRITVKEIDENANRKVITETEVK, from the coding sequence ATGAAAAAAGTATCACTACTGTTTATGGCCCTTTTTGCCGGCATGGTGCTTAAGGCACAAGCTCCGGCAGGCTGGACATTAATTGAACGCTACACCCCTGCTCAAGGAGAATTGGGGATTGCTTATGAAAAATGGACGATGGCCAACGGGCTTACCGTTATTTTGCACGAAGACCACAGCGACCCTATTGTTCATGTTGAAATGACCTACAAAGTAGGTAGTAACCGTGAAAGCATGGGTAAATCTGGTTTTGCTCACTTTTTTGAGCACATGATGTTCCAAGGTTCTAAAAACGTTGGGGATGAGCAGCACTTTAAAATTGTGCAAGGTGCAGGTGGTGACATGAACGGTACAACTAACAGCGACCGTACCAACTATTTTGAGACCCTACCCAGTAACATGCTTGAAACCGCTTTGTGGTTAGAAGCTGACCGTATGGGCTTTTTGTTGGATAGCGTTACCCAAAAGAAATTTGAAGTACAACGCGCTACCGTTAAAAACGAAAAATCTCAAAACATCGAAAACCAGCCTTACGCAATGGCTTATGTGGAAATTATGGGACAAACCCTTTACCCACAAGGTCACCCCTACAGCTGGCCGATTATCGGTTATGTTGAAGATTTGAACAGCGTAACTGTTGATGACCTTAAAAACTTCTTCCTTCGCTGGTACGGACCTAACAACGCTATATTGGTAATTGCTGGTGATATTAACCCTACCGAGGTTTACCCAATGGTAGAAAAATACTTCGCTCCAATTCCTAAAGGCAAACCCGTATCAAAAATGAGGGTTGACAAAACAATATTGGGTTCAGAAAAACACGCAACTTACCTTGATAACGTGTTCTTCCCTCTTGATTTGGTAGCTTACCCTACAGTGCCCAACTATGATAAAGACGAGCCTGCGTTGGATATTCTTGCTGAGATTTTCGGTGGTAACAACAACTCGCCTTTGTACCAAAACTTCGTAAAAACTGAAAAAGCAGTTCAAGCCAGTGCTTCACATCCTTGCCGCGAGTTGGGCGGTGAATTCACTATTGAAATCTTCTACTCACCTAAATATGAACAAAAAGAGATTGAAGATTTATTAAAGAAAACCATTGCTGAGTTTGACCCAACCAAAGTAACCGACGACGATTTGAATGCAGCCAAAACCAACATGGAAGCTACTCTTGTTCGTATTATGGAAAGCGTTGGCGGTAAAGCCGGTACTCTTACCCAATGGACTATGTTGTTGGGTAACAAATCATACAACATTAAAGATGATATTGCACGCTACCGCGCTGTAACTAAAGAAGATATTGCCCGTGTTTACGAAAAATACATTAAGAGTCGTAACGCTTGCTATGTACACGTTAAACCACGTCCAATAGAACTTAAAGATTCATCGTTCAGCCGTAACCCATACCCGGGTGTAGTTGATGCTGCTAAAGAAGCTGAATACAAAGGTCTTACTTACACCCCTGTTAAAGATAACTTCGATCGTAGCAAACGCCCTGTTGCAGGACCAACTAAAGCTGCTATCATTCCTCAATTCTACAAAGCTGAGTTCCCTAACGGTATCAAAGTAATTGGTACTAAAACTACTGAAGTTCCTACTGTTGACTTAGTAATCTCAATCAAAGGCGGTCACCAGTTGCAAGCCTTCAATACTAAAAAAATCGGTTTGGCACGTTTAACTGCCGAAATGATGAATGAAGGAACTAAAAACTATACTCCTGAGCAACTTTCAAAAGAAATGAACAAGCTTGGTGCTTCTATATTTATTAGCGCCGGTCGTGATGCTACTGTTATCAACGTTAGCACTTTGGACAAAAACTTGGATCAAACTCTTAAACTGCTTGAAGAAATACTGTTTAACCCACGTTTTAACGAAGAAGACTTTAAACGTGTTAAAAATCAAGCAATCGAAAACTACTTTACTGAAGAGAAAAATGCCAGCTTAACTGCTACTAAAGCATTTAACAAATTGATTTACGGTGACGACCACATTTTTGGTGCTAGCCCTAATGGTACTGATAAAACCCTTAGCAAAATCACTTTGGAAGACGTAAAAGAGTTTTACAACAAATACTACACTCCTACTCTTACTACTATTACCGCTGTAGGTAACATTGATAAAGACGGATTGTTGCCTAAACTAGAGTTCTTGAAAAAATGGGCTCCTAAAAACGTTACTCTACCTGTATTAACTTTCAACCACAAACCTGAGAAAGCCATCTACGTAATTGATAAAATCAACGCTCCTCAATCACAAATCCGCATGGGTATGATGGGCGATAAATACGATTACAAAGGTGATTTCTTCAAAAAACAAGTAATGAACTTCCCATTGGGTGGTAACTTTAACAGCCGTATCAATCTAAACCTACGTGAAGATAAAGGCTGGACTTACGGTGCCCGTACATCTATTATAGGTTCTGAGTATCCAGGTATGTTTGTATTTGGTGCCGGTATTAAAACTTCTGCTACTGATAGTGCCGTTCGTGAACTAATTGGCGAGATGGAAAAATACCGCAATACAGGTATAAACGAAGAAGAATTGGCTTATACTAAAAACGCACTTCAACAAGGTGATGCGCTTACTTACGAATCTTCGTTCCAAAAAGCACAGTTCCTTAACATGATTGAGCGCTATAACCTGCCTGAAAACTTTACTGCTGAGCAAACTGCAGTGTTGAACTCATTGACCAAAAAAGAAATTGATGAGTTGGCTAAGCAAGTTCTTGATTTAGACAAAATGGTGATTGTGGTTGTAGGTGACGAAGAGTTGATTAAAGATGGTTTGAAGAAACTAAACTTTGGTAAACTTAAGACTGTTGACCCTGACCGTATCACAGTGAAAGAAATTGACGAAAACGCAAACCGTAAAGTAATTACTGAAACCGAAGTTAAATAA
- a CDS encoding NAD(P)H-hydrate dehydratase, translated as MKLYTAEQIRAWDEYTITNEPIASIDLMERAAVKCVRWLIGHFSQNTHFEVFCGMGNNGGDGLAIARMLSKESKNITVYVLKSTEKGSPDFETNLKRLKETTVIVVEVSAQKDFPEIQTESIIIDALFGTGLKRPLEGVAAQLVRHINNFSNTKVAIDLPSGLPADWVDNTADYKEVIHANHTITFQVPKQSFLLPETGKYVGSLVVTDIGLSKDYAVNTQSQYYWVDSTLVLRLLKTRNRFSHKGTYGHALLIGGSMGKAGAMLLATKACIKAGAGLTTAFVPRCAYTPMQTAVPEAMTETIQKEDLLDFMPTNTDAYTAIGIGPGMGTQITTRDALDDFFATVDSKKLVLDADALNCLSLNFAERKKVKLPEGAILTPHPKEFDRMFGESKSAWERLKKQTEAAQKHKVTIVLKGTHTSIAAPNGEVYFNSTGNPGMATGGSGDVLTGIITALRAQGYESIDACIVGVYLHGLAADLALQTESTESLAAGDIIAYLGRAYKHAGSY; from the coding sequence ATGAAATTATATACCGCAGAACAAATCAGGGCTTGGGATGAATACACCATAACCAATGAACCCATTGCTTCTATTGATTTAATGGAACGGGCAGCCGTAAAATGTGTAAGGTGGCTAATCGGTCATTTTTCACAAAATACTCACTTTGAGGTGTTTTGCGGTATGGGCAATAATGGGGGTGATGGCTTGGCCATTGCACGGATGTTATCCAAAGAGAGTAAAAACATCACTGTTTACGTATTAAAATCTACTGAAAAAGGCTCTCCTGATTTTGAAACCAATCTTAAACGCTTAAAGGAAACAACAGTAATTGTTGTTGAAGTATCTGCACAAAAAGATTTCCCTGAAATTCAAACAGAAAGCATTATTATAGATGCGCTTTTCGGCACGGGGCTTAAACGTCCATTAGAAGGAGTCGCGGCTCAACTAGTAAGGCACATCAACAATTTTTCAAATACTAAAGTAGCGATTGATCTACCTAGCGGTCTGCCTGCTGATTGGGTAGATAATACTGCTGATTATAAAGAGGTTATCCATGCAAATCACACGATTACCTTTCAAGTGCCCAAGCAGTCATTTTTATTGCCCGAGACGGGTAAATACGTTGGCAGCCTTGTAGTTACTGATATTGGTTTATCTAAAGACTATGCAGTGAACACCCAAAGTCAGTACTATTGGGTAGATAGCACTTTGGTGTTACGCTTACTAAAAACACGTAATCGGTTTTCACACAAGGGCACCTACGGACACGCATTGTTAATCGGTGGGTCAATGGGCAAAGCAGGTGCGATGCTACTGGCAACAAAAGCTTGCATTAAAGCAGGGGCGGGGCTTACCACTGCGTTTGTCCCACGTTGTGCGTATACTCCAATGCAAACCGCCGTGCCCGAAGCCATGACAGAAACCATTCAAAAAGAAGACTTACTGGATTTTATGCCCACAAATACCGATGCTTATACCGCTATCGGAATAGGCCCGGGTATGGGGACACAAATAACTACCCGCGATGCCTTGGATGACTTTTTTGCTACCGTTGATAGTAAGAAGTTAGTATTGGATGCTGACGCGCTTAACTGCCTGTCGCTCAATTTTGCCGAACGTAAAAAGGTAAAGCTCCCCGAAGGGGCAATACTCACGCCGCATCCCAAAGAGTTTGACCGTATGTTTGGCGAAAGTAAATCAGCATGGGAACGTTTGAAAAAACAAACTGAGGCAGCTCAGAAGCACAAAGTAACAATTGTACTTAAAGGCACACATACATCCATTGCCGCACCTAATGGAGAGGTATATTTTAACAGTACCGGAAACCCCGGCATGGCCACGGGAGGCAGCGGCGATGTGCTTACGGGGATTATAACAGCACTAAGAGCACAGGGCTATGAATCTATTGATGCTTGTATTGTTGGTGTTTACCTGCACGGATTAGCCGCCGATTTAGCCTTACAAACCGAAAGTACCGAAAGTCTTGCTGCGGGTGACATTATTGCCTATTTAGGCAGAGCCTATAAACACGCTGGTTCATATTAA
- a CDS encoding ABC transporter substrate-binding protein: MKATELQKYALPYAYLFTAKGKFSILIHILFLFIACKSGQSDQPRKVFRYNVDTGLSTLDPAYARDEFIIWGVSQLYNGLVQLDSDLKVQPAIAKRWEISDSGKTYTFYLRTDVYFHDNKCFTNGKGRKVTANDVAYSLGRIINPETASTGAWILNNKIDVKRFIDNEYQPFIIKNDSVFIIKLTKAFPPFITMLSMPYCYVVPKEAVEMYGKEFRSNPVGTGPFRFKLWEEGVKLVLEKNPNYFEMDKGKRLPYLDAVEVNFIENKQTAFMEFVQGKLDFFDGLEGSYKDELLTKNGQLKPNYQNRFRLEVNPYLNVEYMGFLMDTIDNAREDLPWHNILVRKAISKAIDREKMMMFLRNNIGLPANGGCVPPALAGSLQTQNVQYNLTEARELLAKAGYPNGKGLPVLVINTNKNFADIAAFMQKQLKEIGIQAEIEVTPGPSHRSSVSKGRLQFFRGSWIADYPDAENYLSLFYSKNKAPNGPNYTRFVNQEYDKLYEMSLTQTNDTLRWQNYRAMDSIVKHYSPVLPLYYAQSLRLVQPWVKGLKNNAMNSLILKNVDIEKKN, encoded by the coding sequence ATGAAAGCTACTGAACTACAAAAATACGCCTTACCCTATGCTTATTTATTCACAGCAAAGGGCAAGTTTTCAATACTTATACACATACTTTTTTTGTTCATAGCCTGCAAAAGTGGACAGTCGGACCAGCCTCGGAAAGTGTTTAGGTATAATGTTGATACGGGTTTATCCACACTCGATCCGGCCTATGCCAGAGATGAATTCATTATTTGGGGAGTGAGCCAGTTGTACAACGGATTGGTGCAGCTTGACAGTGATTTAAAAGTACAGCCTGCCATTGCTAAAAGGTGGGAGATAAGCGATAGTGGTAAAACCTATACTTTTTATTTAAGAACTGATGTTTATTTTCATGATAATAAATGTTTTACAAATGGAAAAGGCAGAAAAGTTACCGCCAATGATGTTGCCTATAGCTTAGGCCGGATTATCAATCCTGAAACCGCAAGTACAGGTGCTTGGATACTTAATAATAAGATTGATGTAAAACGGTTTATTGATAATGAATACCAACCTTTTATAATCAAAAATGACTCGGTATTCATAATTAAGTTAACCAAAGCATTTCCGCCGTTCATTACCATGCTTTCAATGCCTTATTGTTACGTTGTGCCTAAAGAGGCTGTAGAGATGTATGGCAAAGAGTTTAGGTCTAACCCAGTGGGAACGGGGCCGTTTCGGTTTAAACTATGGGAAGAGGGTGTGAAACTGGTGCTGGAGAAGAATCCTAACTACTTTGAAATGGATAAGGGCAAGCGATTACCCTATTTGGATGCTGTGGAAGTGAACTTTATTGAGAACAAACAAACCGCCTTTATGGAGTTTGTGCAAGGTAAGCTGGATTTTTTTGACGGTTTAGAAGGTAGTTATAAAGATGAATTGCTTACTAAAAACGGTCAACTGAAACCCAATTACCAAAACCGTTTCAGGTTAGAGGTAAACCCCTATTTGAATGTAGAATACATGGGCTTTTTGATGGATACCATCGATAATGCTCGCGAGGACTTGCCTTGGCACAATATATTGGTTCGCAAAGCCATCAGTAAAGCCATTGATAGGGAAAAGATGATGATGTTTTTGCGTAACAACATCGGTTTACCGGCCAACGGTGGTTGTGTTCCGCCTGCATTGGCGGGTAGTCTGCAAACCCAAAACGTTCAGTACAACCTTACCGAAGCAAGGGAGCTGCTTGCAAAAGCGGGATATCCCAATGGTAAAGGATTACCTGTATTGGTTATCAACACCAACAAAAACTTTGCTGATATCGCCGCGTTCATGCAAAAGCAGCTAAAGGAAATAGGAATACAGGCCGAGATTGAGGTTACACCCGGTCCTTCGCACCGCAGTTCGGTATCAAAAGGAAGGTTACAGTTTTTCAGGGGCAGTTGGATAGCCGACTATCCCGATGCTGAAAACTACCTATCGTTGTTCTATAGCAAAAACAAAGCCCCCAATGGTCCTAACTATACCCGTTTTGTTAATCAGGAGTACGATAAACTCTATGAAATGAGCCTTACACAAACCAACGACACGCTCCGTTGGCAAAACTACAGGGCAATGGATAGCATTGTAAAGCATTACAGCCCTGTTTTACCGTTGTATTATGCTCAATCATTACGCTTGGTGCAACCATGGGTTAAAGGGCTTAAAAACAACGCTATGAACAGTTTAATACTTAAGAATGTTGATATTGAAAAGAAGAATTGA
- a CDS encoding ParA family protein: protein MAKIISIVNQKGGVGKTTTAINLSASLAALEKKVLLVDGDPQANSTSGLGFDPTIIKTGLYECIIHDMAPKEVILKTDIDYLDLLPSNIDLVGAEIEIVDLPNRERMMKRVFEKIRPDYDFIIIDCSPSLGLITTNSLTASDSVIIPVQCEFFALEGLGKLLNTIKIIQTQLNPNLEIEGILLTMYDSRLRLSNQVVEEVKMHFQQLVFDTIIQRNARVSEAPGHGKPVIHYDAESKGSINYLNLAREIMQKNGLTRIAEEDKILSNE from the coding sequence ATGGCAAAAATTATTTCGATAGTGAACCAGAAAGGTGGTGTGGGCAAAACCACAACAGCTATTAACCTTTCGGCCAGTTTAGCTGCTTTGGAAAAGAAGGTATTGCTGGTGGACGGTGACCCTCAGGCCAACTCTACTTCAGGGCTTGGTTTTGACCCCACCATTATAAAAACAGGTTTGTACGAGTGCATTATCCACGATATGGCACCTAAAGAGGTGATATTGAAAACGGATATTGACTACTTAGACCTGCTTCCGTCAAACATTGACCTTGTGGGTGCGGAGATTGAGATTGTTGATTTACCCAACCGCGAGCGCATGATGAAGCGTGTTTTTGAGAAAATACGCCCCGATTATGATTTTATCATTATCGACTGTTCTCCTTCGCTGGGTTTGATTACCACCAACTCGTTAACTGCCTCTGATTCGGTGATTATCCCCGTACAATGTGAGTTTTTTGCATTGGAAGGCTTGGGTAAATTGTTGAATACGATAAAAATTATCCAGACACAACTAAACCCGAACCTTGAGATTGAAGGTATTTTGCTAACCATGTACGACAGCCGCTTACGTTTGAGCAATCAAGTGGTTGAAGAGGTGAAAATGCACTTCCAACAATTGGTATTTGATACCATTATACAACGTAACGCCCGTGTAAGCGAGGCTCCGGGTCATGGCAAACCTGTTATCCATTACGACGCAGAGAGCAAGGGTAGTATCAATTATTTGAACCTTGCCCGTGAGATTATGCAAAAGAACGGGTTGACCCGTATAGCCGAAGAAGATAAAATACTGAGCAACGAATAA
- a CDS encoding ParB/RepB/Spo0J family partition protein, whose product MMSTPKRNALGKGLSALLKSDDVAAALASPRAGGGISNILISQIEANPFQPRLHFDQEQLEELAESIRVHGVIQPITVRRININEDRYQIISGERRTKASILAGLTSIPAYVRVANDQEMLEMALIENIQRQDLNSIEVALSYQRLMDECNLKLDEVGERVGKQRSTVNNYLRLLRLPDDIQAGIRDNKLSMGHARAIINIEDADEQMLVFNRIIDEGLSVRDTEELARHTKNNAAPKTTEKAAPKKVAIMGYETYTGNLSDKLNVKVKLKSKGKGKGELVIPFDNETELARILELL is encoded by the coding sequence ATAATGAGTACACCGAAGCGAAACGCATTGGGTAAAGGTTTATCGGCATTGCTGAAAAGTGATGACGTAGCCGCAGCCCTTGCAAGCCCGCGCGCAGGCGGGGGAATTTCAAATATTTTAATCAGCCAGATTGAGGCCAACCCTTTCCAGCCCCGTTTGCACTTTGACCAAGAGCAATTGGAAGAATTGGCCGAATCTATCAGGGTACACGGCGTAATACAGCCTATTACCGTTAGGCGCATCAACATTAACGAAGACCGCTATCAGATTATCAGCGGTGAACGCCGCACCAAGGCATCTATTTTGGCGGGCTTAACCAGCATACCTGCGTATGTAAGGGTGGCCAACGACCAAGAGATGTTGGAAATGGCTTTGATTGAAAATATTCAACGCCAAGACCTGAACTCGATAGAAGTGGCATTGAGCTACCAACGCTTAATGGATGAGTGCAACTTGAAACTTGACGAGGTTGGTGAGCGTGTAGGAAAGCAACGCAGCACGGTAAACAATTACCTGCGTTTGTTGCGCTTACCCGATGATATACAAGCCGGAATACGCGACAATAAGCTAAGCATGGGTCATGCCCGCGCTATTATAAACATTGAGGATGCCGACGAACAAATGCTGGTGTTTAACCGCATTATCGACGAGGGTTTATCAGTACGTGATACTGAGGAACTGGCAAGGCATACCAAAAATAACGCTGCACCTAAGACTACCGAAAAAGCGGCGCCTAAAAAAGTGGCTATTATGGGCTATGAAACCTACACCGGAAACCTAAGCGATAAGCTAAACGTGAAAGTGAAGCTGAAATCAAAAGGCAAAGGCAAAGGTGAACTGGTTATTCCGTTTGATAACGAAACAGAGCTTGCCCGTATTCTTGAATTACTATAA